Proteins from a genomic interval of Nematostella vectensis chromosome 12, jaNemVect1.1, whole genome shotgun sequence:
- the LOC5509641 gene encoding josephin-like protein yields MENGSIYHEKQNLMLCAVHALNNLFQDPNAFSKRSLDDICYLLDPNSTINAHKNPLGLGNYDVNVVMAAVNQKGCEAVWFDRRMNPDCLDLDNIFGFIINTPSGMNIAGIGLPIKRPHWYGVRKIGTCYYNLDSKLPCPKDLGDNNQMIHFLNVLLATEEKAQVLIVVEKKIFESRNWKKSQGE; encoded by the exons ATGGAGAATGGTTCAATTTATCACGAGAAACAAAACCTTATGTTGTGCGCCGTCCATGCGCTGAACAACCTTTTCCAAGACCCCAATGCGTTTAGCAAAAGAAGTCTTGATGATATTTGCTATTTACTTGACCCAAACTCCACTATCAATGCCCACAAGAATCCTTTGGGCCTCGGGAACTATGACGTCAATGTTGTCATGgcagctgtcaatcaaaaggGTTGCGAAGCTGTCTGGTTTGATAGAAGGAT GAATCCTGATTGTCTTGATTTAGACAACATCTTCGGCTTCATAATCAACACACCATCTGGTATGAATATAGCTGGGATTGGCCTTCCTATCAAACGGCCCCATTGGTATGGAGTAAGAAAGATTGGAACATGTTACTATAACCTGGATTCTAAACTTCCCTGCCCCAAGGATCTTGGAGATAATAATCAGATGATCCATTTCTTGAATGTCCTGTTGGCAACAGAGGAAAAGGCTCAGGTCCTGATTGTTGTAGAGAAAAAAATCTTTGAGAGcagaaattggaaaaaaagTCAGGGAGAATAG